In a genomic window of Aeromicrobium panaciterrae:
- a CDS encoding diacylglycerol kinase: MRFAIVVNPTSGKRHGETISAQAAERLGNAGHSTIIVQGSDAASARDQLKLAIDAGLDGVLVVGGDGALHGVLDHVADSDLVFGLIPAGTGNDTARSLGIPVKDVDAAVDLIIAGNVRTIDLARADEAYVATVVASGFDSKVNERANEMTWPRGNMRYNIAMIAELREFEPLPFTLVLDGKTIEREAMLVAVGNGPSFGGGLRICEGAKMDDGLLDVVVINPVSKPKLLRVFPKLYKGTHITLPEFERHLVKEVTLSSPGIVAYGDGERLGPLPMTTRIQPGALRVFAAPVAT, translated from the coding sequence ATGCGTTTCGCGATCGTCGTCAACCCCACGTCAGGCAAACGCCATGGCGAGACGATCTCCGCACAGGCGGCTGAACGCCTTGGCAATGCGGGCCATTCGACGATCATCGTTCAGGGTTCGGATGCAGCTTCCGCACGGGATCAGCTGAAGCTTGCGATCGATGCGGGCCTCGACGGTGTCCTGGTCGTCGGCGGTGACGGAGCGCTCCACGGCGTGCTCGACCATGTCGCCGACTCTGATCTCGTCTTTGGGCTCATCCCAGCCGGCACGGGCAACGACACGGCGCGCTCGCTCGGGATCCCAGTCAAGGACGTCGATGCCGCCGTCGATCTGATCATCGCCGGCAACGTACGTACGATCGATCTCGCCCGAGCCGACGAGGCGTACGTCGCAACTGTTGTGGCATCCGGTTTCGACTCGAAGGTCAACGAGCGTGCCAACGAGATGACCTGGCCGCGCGGCAACATGCGCTACAACATCGCAATGATTGCCGAGCTACGGGAGTTCGAGCCGCTGCCATTCACCCTCGTACTCGACGGCAAGACGATCGAGCGCGAAGCGATGCTCGTCGCAGTTGGCAATGGCCCATCGTTCGGCGGCGGACTTCGCATTTGCGAAGGCGCAAAGATGGATGACGGTCTGCTTGATGTCGTGGTGATCAACCCAGTGAGCAAACCCAAACTGCTTCGCGTGTTCCCCAAGCTCTACAAGGGCACCCACATCACGCTGCCGGAGTTCGAGCGTCACCTCGTCAAAGAAGTGACGCTGTCATCGCCCGGCATCGTGGCGTACGGCGACGGTGAGCGTCTCGGCCCGCTGCCGATGACAACACGCATCCAGCCCGGCGCGCTGCGAGTCTTCGCAGCACCTGTTGCCACGTAG
- a CDS encoding dipeptidase, which produces MPSPTRTWPKRVLLGSLVFVLFAVVAFFTLAPGIVERSMNKVVDGDLPTVSADTRKLHNSIQIADMHSDTLMWNRDVLASANRGHMDLPRLQKGNVALQVFSSVTKSPKGQNYESNTDETDAITLLTFVQLQPPKTWNSLLERSLYHAHRLEHAAEESEGQLRLVRTKDDLASLLKDREAGKDVTGAMFSVEGLHNLEGKFESFEKLYDAGMRMAGFTHFFDNEVAGSMHGVKKGGLTDLGRQVFAEMEKRGVIVDIAHASHTAVAEMLAMATKPVVASHGGVQATCDVNRNLTDEEIRGVAATGGVIGIGYWDAAVCDLTPAAVVDAIEHVIEVGGLETAALGSDYDGATTVAWDTSDIAVITQELRDRGHSDEDIAAIMGGNTFRVMSEVLPN; this is translated from the coding sequence ATGCCCTCACCCACTCGTACCTGGCCCAAGCGCGTCCTGCTTGGTTCGCTCGTGTTCGTCTTGTTTGCCGTCGTCGCGTTCTTCACGCTGGCCCCGGGCATCGTTGAGCGGAGCATGAACAAGGTCGTGGACGGAGACTTGCCGACGGTCAGCGCTGACACTCGAAAGCTGCACAACAGCATCCAGATCGCGGATATGCACTCCGACACGTTGATGTGGAACCGCGACGTCCTAGCGAGCGCCAATCGTGGACACATGGACCTTCCACGCCTGCAGAAGGGCAATGTCGCGCTGCAGGTGTTCTCATCGGTCACGAAGTCGCCCAAGGGTCAAAACTACGAGTCAAACACCGACGAGACCGACGCGATCACGCTGCTCACGTTCGTCCAACTACAGCCGCCCAAGACCTGGAACTCGCTGCTCGAACGGTCGCTCTATCACGCACACCGGCTTGAACATGCTGCCGAAGAATCCGAAGGTCAGCTCCGACTCGTCCGTACCAAGGACGACCTCGCCAGCCTGCTGAAGGACCGTGAGGCAGGCAAGGACGTCACCGGCGCCATGTTCTCGGTCGAAGGTCTGCACAACCTCGAGGGCAAGTTCGAGAGTTTCGAGAAGCTCTACGACGCCGGTATGCGAATGGCGGGCTTCACCCACTTCTTCGACAACGAAGTCGCCGGATCGATGCACGGCGTCAAGAAGGGCGGCTTGACGGACCTCGGGCGCCAGGTATTCGCCGAGATGGAGAAGCGTGGCGTCATCGTCGACATCGCTCACGCCAGCCACACGGCGGTCGCCGAGATGCTGGCGATGGCCACCAAGCCGGTGGTCGCCAGCCACGGCGGCGTACAGGCCACCTGCGACGTCAACCGCAACCTCACGGACGAGGAGATCCGCGGAGTCGCAGCCACGGGCGGAGTCATTGGCATCGGCTACTGGGACGCAGCCGTATGTGACCTGACTCCAGCAGCCGTGGTTGATGCGATTGAGCACGTGATCGAGGTAGGTGGACTCGAGACGGCAGCGCTCGGCAGCGACTATGACGGCGCGACGACAGTTGCCTGGGACACCAGCGACATCGCGGTCATCACCCAGGAGTTGCGCGACCGCGGGCACAGCGATGAGGACATCGCGGCGATCATGGGCGGCAATACATTCCGCGTCATGTCAGAAGTACTTCCGAACTAG
- the tatC gene encoding twin-arginine translocase subunit TatC, with translation MPLVEHLRELRRRLIIAVLAILIGTIVGWILYPSAFDFLKQPYVDGIAPLLERKGFDAKLVLSGGVGSAFSFRLKFALVIGLVISAPVWIGQIWAFVLPALHHNERRWAYLLTAIGAPLFAGGVVVGYLVLPKGIEVLIGFAPESIDLLLTLGDYLNFVVRTVLVFGIAAQIPLVVILLNRLGVVSGRQLASARPWTVIGIFVFAAVATPSTDPLTMLFLAVPMVLLYLVSEVIARVTDRRKAQTAPEELSDDEASPLD, from the coding sequence ATGCCGCTCGTCGAGCATCTTCGTGAGCTCCGACGCCGCCTCATCATCGCCGTCCTGGCGATCCTCATCGGAACGATCGTCGGCTGGATTCTCTATCCGTCGGCATTCGACTTCCTGAAACAGCCGTATGTCGACGGCATCGCGCCGCTCCTCGAGCGCAAGGGATTCGACGCAAAGCTCGTGCTCAGCGGCGGCGTTGGTAGTGCCTTCAGTTTCCGTCTGAAGTTTGCGCTCGTCATCGGCCTGGTGATCTCTGCACCTGTGTGGATCGGCCAGATTTGGGCATTCGTGCTTCCTGCCCTGCACCACAACGAGCGACGATGGGCCTACTTGCTCACGGCCATCGGGGCTCCACTGTTTGCAGGCGGCGTGGTCGTCGGGTACTTGGTTCTTCCAAAGGGCATCGAGGTGCTCATCGGCTTCGCACCCGAATCAATCGATTTGCTGCTGACGCTGGGGGACTACCTCAACTTTGTCGTACGAACAGTTCTGGTCTTTGGAATCGCGGCACAGATCCCCCTGGTCGTCATCCTTCTCAACCGACTAGGAGTTGTCAGCGGACGACAACTAGCGTCAGCTCGGCCCTGGACCGTGATTGGAATTTTCGTGTTTGCGGCCGTCGCCACGCCCAGTACGGACCCGCTGACCATGCTCTTCCTCGCCGTCCCCATGGTCCTGCTGTATCTCGTGTCCGAGGTGATTGCGCGAGTCACGGACCGCCGCAAGGCACAGACTGCACCAGAGGAATTGTCGGACGACGAAGCGTCACCGCTCGACTAG
- the tatA gene encoding twin-arginine translocase TatA/TatE family subunit: MFSGIGPPEILLVLGVVLLLFGGKKLPELARGSGRALRIFKSEVKDLGDDTKDESAKPEALGSAEADKKPEQS, encoded by the coding sequence ATGTTCAGCGGAATTGGCCCACCAGAGATCCTCTTGGTTCTTGGCGTTGTGCTGCTCCTCTTCGGCGGCAAGAAGCTTCCCGAGTTGGCGCGTGGATCCGGTCGTGCTCTGCGGATCTTCAAGTCCGAGGTCAAGGACCTCGGAGACGACACGAAGGACGAGTCGGCGAAGCCTGAGGCACTGGGATCAGCCGAGGCGGACAAGAAGCCCGAACAGAGCTGA